In candidate division KSB1 bacterium, one DNA window encodes the following:
- a CDS encoding polysaccharide biosynthesis tyrosine autokinase has product MGVPSEGGLPNIESLLLEEEAPRVQFNLGRLLRGIIRRKWVVLGVALFALAVAGYRAKKTVPVYSAMARIWVRGYEGRNKEAALDRAHVWELGTRSFAERAAAQFGLIVELQGAFRSQAPGQVFAEFRAAPEPVQGSYVLEFDEQGRYSLKHVEAQGSRVIDSGPARQILDSARTVNGFTYRLQAEVYAPPMSIPFRVRSVQSAASFLQSRVKTIFRNPPDVVALIVTDTDPVRAANMVNYVAEIYIEEARNMQRRDGLRTLSVLEGRMRVAEEKYRASAEELRRFKQRYPFVEAAGNVGQSEALVRLEAQQRALTDRKKALRMLIDELGTDFSPERREQTGRFVIQALAQTEGLATVPEVQLAMQRLGHLERQWQTTVVGRGLTDAHPQYRELNDKIIREYQTIAAAARAYLNTLSEQEQEVVRALAQFRSQKAVAPVIMDQFAELQRQADADARLYNELVRLVEEERIAQSVEAQKIGFLDRATVPTKPISMGRKKILLLGGILGLLLGCLVAAILELADKTLRTPEDVRAHLRLQVLGAVPVLDFRDLSEYDDSQRARLVDRLLVTHDYSPTPIGEAYRALRTNLLFSKQAGKIRALVITSIAANEGKSFTTANLAIIIAQQKSNTLLVDGDLRRGVLHNTFGCPKEPGLTNYLSGTATLSEIVSETHIPNLSLVSCGALIPNPSELLGSLQMRRFIEEVRRRFDVVIFDSPPLNAATDAIVLGTQVDAMPIVIRAGKTRRDVARERLEALKNIPVNVLGVILNGVESYRSHQAYSYYHY; this is encoded by the coding sequence ATGGGTGTGCCTTCAGAGGGGGGTCTACCCAACATAGAGAGTTTGCTGCTCGAGGAAGAGGCGCCACGGGTCCAATTCAACCTCGGCCGTCTGCTGCGCGGCATCATCCGCCGCAAGTGGGTCGTCCTGGGGGTGGCGCTTTTCGCCTTGGCCGTTGCCGGCTATCGGGCCAAGAAGACGGTGCCGGTGTACAGTGCCATGGCCCGCATTTGGGTGCGTGGCTATGAAGGGCGCAACAAGGAAGCCGCCCTCGACCGCGCGCACGTCTGGGAGCTGGGCACACGCTCTTTCGCCGAGCGGGCCGCGGCCCAGTTTGGGCTTATCGTCGAGCTCCAAGGAGCCTTCCGCAGTCAGGCCCCGGGGCAGGTTTTTGCCGAGTTCCGCGCCGCGCCGGAGCCGGTCCAGGGTTCCTATGTGCTGGAGTTCGACGAGCAGGGACGGTATTCCCTGAAGCATGTGGAGGCCCAAGGCAGCCGGGTGATCGACAGTGGGCCAGCCCGCCAGATCCTCGACAGCGCGCGCACGGTGAACGGTTTTACCTATCGCTTGCAGGCTGAAGTCTATGCCCCGCCCATGAGCATTCCCTTTAGGGTGCGAAGCGTGCAGAGCGCCGCAAGCTTCTTGCAATCCCGCGTCAAGACCATCTTCCGCAACCCGCCTGATGTGGTTGCCCTTATCGTGACGGACACCGACCCGGTACGCGCGGCCAACATGGTCAACTACGTGGCGGAAATCTACATCGAAGAGGCCAGAAACATGCAGCGGCGCGATGGCCTGCGCACGCTCAGCGTGCTGGAAGGGAGGATGCGCGTTGCAGAAGAGAAATACCGGGCCAGCGCGGAGGAGCTGCGCAGGTTCAAGCAGCGTTACCCCTTCGTGGAAGCGGCGGGCAATGTCGGCCAGAGTGAGGCCCTTGTTCGCCTGGAGGCCCAGCAGCGTGCCCTCACCGACCGCAAGAAGGCGTTGCGCATGCTCATCGACGAGCTGGGCACGGACTTTTCGCCAGAGCGGCGTGAGCAGACCGGCCGTTTCGTCATTCAGGCCTTGGCGCAGACCGAAGGGTTGGCCACCGTTCCCGAAGTGCAGCTTGCCATGCAGCGCCTGGGCCACTTAGAACGGCAGTGGCAGACGACGGTCGTTGGACGTGGCCTCACCGATGCGCATCCGCAATATCGGGAGTTGAACGATAAGATAATCCGGGAATACCAGACGATTGCTGCCGCCGCGCGCGCCTACCTGAACACTCTAAGCGAGCAGGAGCAAGAGGTGGTTCGGGCTCTTGCTCAGTTCCGCTCCCAGAAGGCGGTCGCGCCGGTGATTATGGACCAGTTCGCAGAACTGCAGCGGCAGGCGGACGCAGACGCCCGCCTGTACAACGAACTGGTGCGCCTTGTAGAAGAAGAACGCATTGCCCAGTCGGTGGAAGCACAGAAGATAGGATTCTTGGATCGGGCAACGGTGCCAACAAAGCCCATCTCCATGGGCCGCAAGAAGATTCTGCTCTTGGGCGGCATCCTGGGCCTGCTCTTGGGCTGTTTAGTTGCCGCCATCCTGGAGCTGGCGGACAAGACGCTTCGTACCCCCGAGGACGTGCGTGCCCACTTGCGGCTGCAGGTCCTGGGCGCGGTGCCGGTGCTGGACTTTCGAGACCTCAGTGAGTACGACGACTCACAGCGGGCGCGTTTGGTGGACAGGCTCTTAGTGACGCACGACTATTCGCCCACGCCGATCGGCGAGGCTTATCGGGCATTGCGTACCAATCTGCTCTTTTCCAAGCAGGCGGGGAAGATCCGCGCCCTTGTCATCACCAGCATCGCGGCCAATGAGGGCAAGTCGTTCACCACAGCGAATCTGGCCATCATCATCGCCCAGCAGAAGAGCAATACCCTGCTGGTCGATGGCGACTTGCGGCGAGGGGTGCTGCACAACACGTTTGGCTGCCCCAAGGAGCCGGGGCTGACCAACTACCTTTCCGGCACGGCCACCTTGTCGGAAATCGTCTCGGAGACGCACATCCCCAACCTTTCGCTGGTGAGTTGTGGCGCGCTCATCCCCAACCCGTCTGAGCTGCTGGGATCGCTGCAGATGCGGCGCTTCATCGAGGAGGTGCGCCGCCGCTTCGATGTGGTCATCTTCGACAGCCCGCCGCTGAATGCCGCCACAGACGCCATCGTCCTGGGCACGCAGGTGGATGCCATGCCTATCGTCATCCGGGCCGGCAAGACCAGGAGAGACGTGGCAAGAGAGCGATTGGAGGCCTTGAAGAACATCCCCGTGAATGTGCTTGGGGTCATCCTCAACGGCGTCGAGTCGTACCGCTCCCACCAGGCCTACAGTTACTACCACTACTGA
- a CDS encoding GDP-mannose 4,6-dehydratase, translating into MRILLTGAAGFIGSHLGERLLVEGHSIVGLDDFNDFYDPKVKRDNLRGLLPRSDFRLVEGDILDYPLLEQVFAGERFDAVIHLAARAGVRPSIREPLLYQEVNCRGTNNLLEMAKRHGVHRFIFASSSSVYGANRKVPFAEDDPVDHPVSPYAATKKAGELLCYTYHHLFGISVSCLRFFTVYGPRQRPDMAIHKFTRLIDAGAKVPMFGDGSSRRDYTFITDIIDGLVAALDRCQGYAIYNLGESRTVELSYLISLISSCLGREAKVERLPEQPGDVPITYADISRARKELDYAPKVPIEEGIERFVQWYRAQQETANRT; encoded by the coding sequence ATGCGCATTCTCTTGACCGGAGCGGCCGGTTTCATTGGCTCTCATCTTGGCGAGCGACTGTTGGTTGAGGGCCACAGTATAGTGGGTTTGGACGACTTTAACGACTTCTATGACCCTAAGGTCAAGCGGGATAACCTCCGTGGCTTGCTGCCGCGAAGCGACTTCCGCCTGGTGGAAGGGGACATTCTCGACTACCCCCTGCTCGAGCAGGTCTTTGCCGGCGAGCGTTTTGACGCGGTGATCCACTTGGCGGCGCGGGCGGGGGTACGGCCGTCCATCAGGGAGCCGCTCTTGTACCAAGAGGTGAACTGCCGTGGCACCAACAACCTCTTGGAGATGGCCAAGAGGCATGGGGTGCATAGGTTCATATTTGCCTCTTCCAGCTCGGTCTACGGCGCGAACAGGAAGGTCCCTTTTGCGGAGGATGATCCCGTTGACCACCCCGTCTCGCCGTATGCGGCAACCAAGAAGGCGGGCGAGTTGCTCTGTTATACCTATCACCACCTCTTTGGCATATCGGTGAGCTGCCTGCGTTTCTTCACCGTGTATGGGCCACGACAGCGGCCGGACATGGCCATTCACAAGTTCACCCGGCTCATCGATGCTGGTGCCAAGGTGCCCATGTTCGGCGACGGGAGCTCGCGGCGGGATTACACCTTCATCACCGACATCATCGACGGGCTGGTGGCTGCGCTCGACCGCTGCCAGGGCTACGCCATCTACAACCTCGGCGAGTCGCGCACGGTCGAGCTGAGCTATCTCATTTCCCTGATCAGCAGCTGCCTGGGCAGAGAGGCCAAGGTGGAGCGCCTGCCGGAGCAGCCGGGCGACGTGCCGATTACCTATGCCGACATCAGCCGGGCGCGCAAGGAACTGGACTATGCGCCCAAGGTGCCCATCGAAGAGGGGATCGAGCGCTTTGTGCAGTGGTATCGGGCCCAACAGGAGACGGCAAACCGCACCTGA
- a CDS encoding sugar transferase, whose product MVEEKEIFLRSVARVLDLLVVLLSFALAYFFDEFLRQLIALSVKAYSRGPTLGGLVVFTRNNSWMPLILPPLWVILLGWLGLYSEFRLKTFGQLASTIIRASLLAGIAAGSVVFALQAQLTSRFFIAVFTVTATLLLLVEKRLFLAFLDYIHMRGYNQVNLLIVGTGKRAREFIRAVKSHANWGLRIVGLIDDEHGMYGKEVEGYRVLGRIQDIPFIIHRKVIDRVIFVVPRLWLHRIDEAILACEKEGIATAISLDLYDLQIARTRQTDFSGFPLLEFETFRAKQWELFVKRTMDIFLSIFFIILFAPLMALTALAIKLTSKGPVLFKQTRCGLNGRKFTLYKFRTMIVGAEMKRRELERMNEMDGPVFKIKKDPRVTPVGRILRKTSIDELPQFFNVLKGDMSIVGPRPPLPVEVEMYQVWQRRRLSLKPGITCIWQVSGRNKISFERWMEMDMEYIDNWTLWLDVKILLKTIFVVLFGYGAA is encoded by the coding sequence ATGGTAGAGGAAAAGGAAATATTCCTGCGGAGCGTGGCGAGGGTGCTGGACCTGCTGGTGGTCCTCCTCTCTTTTGCCCTCGCTTACTTTTTTGACGAATTCCTGCGGCAGCTGATCGCCCTGTCGGTCAAGGCGTACAGTCGTGGGCCTACGTTGGGCGGCTTGGTGGTCTTTACCCGCAACAACTCGTGGATGCCACTCATCCTTCCTCCGCTGTGGGTCATCCTCTTAGGCTGGTTGGGGCTGTACAGCGAGTTCCGGTTGAAAACATTCGGGCAGTTGGCCTCCACCATCATCCGGGCTAGCCTGCTGGCCGGCATCGCGGCCGGAAGCGTCGTGTTCGCCCTGCAGGCTCAACTGACCAGCCGTTTCTTCATTGCCGTGTTCACCGTCACCGCCACGCTCCTCCTGCTGGTGGAGAAGAGGCTCTTCCTCGCCTTCCTGGACTACATCCACATGCGCGGTTACAATCAGGTGAACCTTCTGATTGTGGGCACCGGCAAGAGGGCGCGGGAATTCATCCGCGCGGTGAAGAGCCATGCCAACTGGGGGTTGCGCATCGTAGGCCTCATCGACGACGAGCACGGTATGTACGGCAAGGAGGTGGAGGGTTACCGCGTGCTGGGTCGCATCCAGGACATCCCCTTCATCATCCATCGCAAGGTGATCGACCGCGTCATCTTTGTCGTGCCCAGGCTGTGGCTCCACCGCATCGATGAGGCGATCCTGGCGTGCGAGAAGGAGGGGATCGCCACCGCCATTAGCCTTGACCTCTACGACCTGCAGATCGCGCGCACCCGCCAAACCGACTTTAGCGGCTTCCCCCTGTTGGAATTCGAGACCTTCAGGGCAAAGCAGTGGGAGCTGTTCGTCAAGCGCACCATGGACATTTTCCTGTCCATCTTCTTCATCATCCTTTTTGCCCCGCTCATGGCCCTCACTGCGTTGGCCATCAAGTTGACCTCCAAGGGGCCAGTCCTTTTCAAACAGACCCGCTGTGGGTTGAACGGCCGCAAGTTCACCCTCTACAAATTCCGCACGATGATCGTCGGGGCGGAAATGAAGCGGCGCGAGTTGGAGAGGATGAATGAAATGGACGGGCCGGTGTTCAAGATCAAGAAGGACCCGCGGGTCACCCCGGTGGGACGCATCTTGCGCAAGACCAGCATCGACGAGCTGCCGCAGTTCTTCAATGTGCTCAAAGGCGATATGAGCATCGTGGGGCCGCGGCCGCCACTGCCGGTGGAGGTCGAGATGTACCAGGTCTGGCAACGCCGCCGCCTGTCGCTCAAACCGGGCATCACCTGCATTTGGCAGGTGAGCGGGCGCAACAAGATCTCCTTCGAGCGCTGGATGGAAATGGACATGGAGTACATCGACAACTGGACCCTGTGGTTGGACGTCAAGATTCTGCTCAAGACTATTTTCGTGGTACTATTTGGCTACGGGGCAGCGTGA
- a CDS encoding UDP-glucose/GDP-mannose dehydrogenase family protein, whose amino-acid sequence MNICVVGTGYVGLVTGTCLAELGNDVVCVDKDQAKIEKLKKGIIPIYEPGLEDLVAKNVREGRLHFDTDLKPATERSLVIFIAVGTPPKEDGSADLQHVGEVAKEIAKYMTDYKVIVNKSTVPVGAGKWVKEIIEKHQTHKVKFSVVSNPEFLREGSAIDDFMRPDRVVIGGEDSEAIAIMKDLYSPLYLIETPFVITNLASAELIKYASNAFLATKISFINEIALVCERVGADVHHVAKGMGLDNRIGRKFLHPGPGFGGSCFPKDTRALVQVAEQVGCHLRIVKATIEVNDRQRQLMIDKIKAAVGDLKGKVIGVLGLSFKPNTDDMREAPSITIINALLKEGATVKAYDPAAMEEAKKILKDVHYCKETYEVPKDADALVFMTEWNQFRSLDLDRLKKLLRQPVIIDLRNIYEPDKMREKGFAYFAVGR is encoded by the coding sequence ATGAACATCTGTGTAGTGGGAACCGGCTATGTGGGTTTGGTGACCGGCACGTGCCTGGCCGAGCTGGGCAACGACGTGGTCTGCGTGGACAAAGACCAGGCGAAGATCGAGAAGTTAAAGAAGGGCATCATCCCCATCTACGAGCCTGGGTTGGAGGACTTGGTGGCGAAGAACGTGCGCGAAGGTCGTCTCCACTTTGACACGGACCTGAAGCCCGCCACCGAGCGCTCGCTGGTCATCTTCATCGCCGTGGGCACTCCGCCCAAAGAGGACGGCTCTGCTGACCTGCAGCACGTGGGCGAGGTGGCCAAGGAGATTGCCAAGTACATGACCGACTACAAGGTCATTGTCAACAAGAGCACCGTGCCCGTCGGGGCGGGCAAGTGGGTGAAAGAGATCATCGAGAAGCACCAGACCCACAAGGTAAAGTTCAGCGTCGTCTCCAATCCGGAGTTTCTGCGCGAGGGCTCGGCCATCGACGACTTTATGCGGCCGGATAGAGTAGTGATCGGCGGCGAGGACAGCGAGGCTATCGCCATCATGAAGGACCTCTACTCTCCGCTCTACCTGATCGAGACGCCCTTTGTCATCACCAACCTGGCCAGTGCCGAGCTCATCAAATATGCATCCAACGCCTTCTTAGCTACCAAGATCTCGTTCATCAACGAGATTGCACTGGTCTGCGAGCGCGTGGGTGCTGATGTCCACCACGTGGCCAAGGGCATGGGCCTGGACAACCGCATTGGCCGCAAGTTTCTGCACCCTGGACCCGGTTTCGGTGGCTCCTGCTTCCCCAAGGACACGCGCGCTCTGGTCCAGGTGGCCGAGCAGGTGGGCTGCCACTTGCGTATCGTCAAGGCCACCATCGAGGTCAACGACCGGCAGCGGCAGCTCATGATCGACAAGATCAAGGCCGCCGTGGGCGACCTCAAGGGCAAGGTAATCGGGGTGCTCGGCCTCTCCTTCAAGCCCAATACGGACGACATGCGCGAGGCTCCTTCCATCACCATCATCAACGCTCTGCTCAAGGAGGGGGCAACCGTCAAGGCGTACGACCCGGCAGCTATGGAAGAGGCGAAGAAGATACTCAAAGATGTCCACTACTGCAAAGAGACCTACGAGGTACCCAAGGACGCCGATGCCTTAGTGTTTATGACCGAGTGGAACCAATTCCGGAGCTTGGACCTTGATCGGCTGAAGAAGCTATTGCGCCAGCCAGTGATTATTGACCTGCGGAACATCTACGAACCGGACAAGATGCGCGAGAAAGGGTTTGCCTATTTCGCGGTTGGACGGTGA